A single Planctomycetota bacterium DNA region contains:
- the hutH gene encoding histidine ammonia-lyase — translation MPAKQSDVPKNSGEIVRIDGEHLTVEQVHKVAREYAKVEVTPEAKKKVDASAQLVLDLVNKGEALYGITTGIGEFARIRISKEQSEELQKRIVYSHAAGYGEWMPEAEVRAAMLLRANVISKGYSATRYSTLMTLIGMINHNVIPLINKKGSVGTSGDLSPMSQMAEVVMGEGEAIYNGKRMKGGDALKAAGLKPVQLTYKEGLGLINGSQMMTGWSALIIYDAERVLKNAQIASAMTIDVLQSVLKAFDSRLHRVRPFLGQNSVAANIRTLVAESEILAQRSAKVQDGYSLRCTPQVIGPAMDALEYVRDQIEIEMNAGADNPLFFVDDKISLTGGNFHGQPVAAAMDFLGMVLTFVGGLSERHTNRMLNPVLSGLPDFLVEGKGLNSGLMVAQYTAAALVSECKVFAHPACVDSISVSADQEDYVSMGPIAAHKAREMLTNLIGVIAIEMMAAAQAMDFRKGLKPGKGTRIAYEEIRKLVKFLEDDKVLYHDIESVAKLIRENTILNRIEKEVGELKLATSDALDSK, via the coding sequence ATGCCAGCAAAGCAAAGTGATGTGCCGAAAAATAGCGGGGAAATTGTAAGGATTGATGGAGAACATTTGACCGTTGAGCAAGTCCACAAGGTTGCCCGTGAATATGCCAAGGTGGAAGTAACCCCCGAGGCAAAGAAAAAGGTGGATGCCAGCGCCCAATTGGTGTTAGATTTGGTTAATAAAGGCGAAGCCCTTTACGGAATAACCACCGGTATTGGCGAATTTGCCCGTATAAGGATATCCAAAGAACAATCCGAAGAACTCCAAAAGCGCATCGTTTACAGCCATGCCGCCGGTTACGGCGAATGGATGCCGGAAGCGGAAGTCCGCGCGGCAATGCTGTTGCGTGCCAATGTCATTTCCAAGGGGTATTCTGCCACGCGTTATTCTACCTTGATGACTTTGATAGGGATGATTAACCATAATGTCATTCCTTTAATTAATAAGAAAGGCTCGGTCGGCACAAGCGGAGACCTCTCGCCCATGTCCCAGATGGCTGAAGTCGTGATGGGCGAAGGCGAAGCTATTTACAACGGTAAAAGGATGAAAGGCGGCGATGCCCTGAAAGCCGCCGGATTAAAGCCGGTGCAGTTGACTTACAAAGAAGGATTGGGTTTAATTAACGGCTCGCAGATGATGACCGGCTGGAGCGCGCTGATTATCTATGATGCCGAACGGGTTTTGAAGAATGCACAGATTGCCAGCGCTATGACCATAGATGTTTTGCAAAGCGTCTTGAAAGCCTTTGATTCTCGTTTGCATCGGGTCAGGCCGTTTTTGGGGCAGAATTCGGTTGCCGCCAATATCCGCACCCTGGTTGCGGAAAGTGAAATCCTGGCACAGCGTTCGGCTAAAGTCCAGGATGGATATAGCTTGCGTTGCACTCCGCAGGTAATCGGTCCGGCAATGGATGCCTTGGAATACGTCAGGGACCAGATTGAAATAGAAATGAATGCCGGGGCTGATAACCCGTTGTTCTTTGTTGATGATAAGATTTCCTTAACCGGCGGAAACTTCCACGGCCAGCCCGTTGCCGCGGCTATGGATTTCCTCGGCATGGTATTGACTTTTGTCGGTGGATTGAGCGAACGCCATACCAACCGCATGCTTAACCCGGTGCTTTCCGGATTACCGGATTTCCTGGTTGAAGGCAAAGGCTTGAACTCCGGGCTCATGGTTGCCCAATACACGGCGGCCGCTTTGGTTTCCGAGTGTAAAGTCTTTGCGCATCCTGCTTGCGTGGATTCCATTTCGGTTTCTGCCGACCAGGAAGATTATGTTTCCATGGGGCCGATTGCCGCCCATAAAGCCCGTGAGATGCTTACTAATTTAATCGGTGTCATCGCCATAGAGATGATGGCCGCCGCCCAGGCGATGGATTTCCGGAAAGGCCTGAAGCCCGGCAAAGGAACCAGGATTGCTTACGAAGAAATCAGGAAATTAGTGAAATTCCTGGAAGATGACAAAGTCCTTTACCATGATATCGAATCCGTTGCCAAGCTTATCAGGGAAAACACCATTTTGAACCGGATTGAAAAGGAAGTCGGGGAGCTTAAGCTGGCGACGTCGGATGCGCTTGATTCTAAATAG
- a CDS encoding DUF2950 family protein, whose translation MKRQGSALLILIIVVLIAVGFAAVMYTVRSGYSAGTPARNNPDLAIEKYLPNNTLFIISFPDVSLMRERFKNTNLYALWKDEEVQFAVKPFMDMLNKGPVKEKLDEAKNKFQDATGLTIENAINLFHSQAAIAIIDIPSPINPGMPDVVFSINAGQYKDKMIDAIKHIQKKAKEGDADIKEEVSKIKEIEVTSFGDRWSLMHYAFLDTLLVVTSQKERLEKIITCYVEKQANGLSADALFSRVHGKVNGGNEDLFVYCNIKEIIKRYNVLVPEGIRKAMDGLGVYNMDALGGSMEFLPDGMIKENVFIATSGTLKGLPKILSLSPKTDKLSKYIPADAVSYSRVNIDLKETWSELVNICKVLPPISGKVDGFLAELNKKVGFSMADDFLANFGSEMISYGIFPEGGGLLPDGVFIAELKDKGKFEQCARSLANNLNGSLEEITFHGTKINYLRFETVKMPLANRYHGLLDELDEIQGFNKTVIYFIKDNIVFASGSMHPIKRLIMRMEQGFNSIDKNEAFEYLAKNINPASRALMYIDAARFFRPYYDSIFSVGQNFQDIFKKLARGKWPEFVDFNKFPTGETIARYLGQVILACSSDNDGIKIEVRSGIGIEPVSVAGMAIIAAIAIPNLLSSRQVANETTAIASLKTMMAAEVTWRMMDVDGNDIQDYWTKDVSCLYRMCREDDESPSAFISIDLARADGTPYMKGKRGKAGNRKIVEIPQFVPKAGYLFEAMKYDTEGKLYQQDPDEDGYKHSNQYKFAFVAYPAEYGKTGTRVFIINELGIVYAIDPGSDIDKIILRWPGDDPTTITGPGGRYWSVAGN comes from the coding sequence ATGAAAAGGCAAGGAAGTGCTTTATTGATACTCATCATCGTTGTGCTTATTGCTGTTGGTTTTGCGGCAGTTATGTATACTGTCCGTTCCGGCTATTCGGCGGGAACCCCTGCCAGAAATAATCCCGACTTAGCCATTGAAAAATATCTGCCTAATAACACTCTTTTCATTATTTCTTTCCCTGATGTTTCATTGATGCGGGAGCGGTTCAAGAATACCAATCTCTATGCTTTGTGGAAAGATGAAGAAGTGCAGTTTGCCGTTAAGCCGTTTATGGATATGCTTAATAAGGGTCCAGTGAAGGAAAAATTGGATGAGGCTAAAAATAAATTTCAAGATGCAACCGGATTAACTATTGAAAACGCTATAAATCTTTTCCATTCCCAGGCGGCGATTGCTATAATTGATATTCCATCCCCGATTAATCCCGGCATGCCGGATGTCGTTTTTTCGATTAATGCCGGTCAGTATAAGGATAAAATGATTGATGCGATCAAGCATATCCAGAAAAAAGCAAAAGAAGGCGATGCGGATATAAAAGAAGAAGTCTCGAAGATTAAAGAGATTGAAGTGACTTCTTTCGGAGATAGATGGAGCCTGATGCATTATGCTTTTCTGGATACTCTTTTGGTGGTAACCTCGCAAAAAGAGAGATTGGAGAAAATTATTACATGCTACGTGGAAAAACAAGCAAATGGCTTGAGCGCAGACGCGCTTTTTTCCAGGGTTCACGGCAAAGTAAACGGCGGTAATGAGGATTTATTCGTTTATTGCAATATAAAAGAAATCATTAAAAGATATAACGTGCTTGTCCCCGAAGGTATTAGAAAGGCTATGGACGGTTTGGGCGTTTATAATATGGATGCGCTTGGAGGTTCAATGGAGTTTTTACCGGATGGGATGATAAAGGAAAATGTCTTTATCGCAACAAGCGGGACTCTCAAGGGGTTACCTAAGATTTTGTCGTTAAGTCCAAAGACCGATAAATTATCCAAGTATATCCCCGCCGATGCGGTTTCCTATTCCCGTGTAAATATTGACCTGAAAGAAACTTGGAGTGAACTCGTTAATATTTGCAAGGTTCTCCCTCCGATTTCCGGTAAGGTAGATGGCTTCCTGGCAGAATTGAATAAAAAAGTCGGTTTTTCCATGGCGGATGATTTCCTTGCCAATTTCGGCAGTGAAATGATTTCTTATGGGATATTCCCTGAAGGCGGTGGATTGCTGCCCGATGGCGTTTTCATTGCGGAATTAAAAGACAAAGGCAAGTTTGAGCAATGCGCCAGGTCTTTAGCAAATAACTTGAATGGTTCTTTGGAGGAAATTACTTTCCACGGGACAAAAATAAATTACCTGCGTTTCGAAACCGTTAAAATGCCACTGGCGAATCGCTACCATGGTTTGTTGGATGAGTTGGATGAGATACAGGGATTTAACAAAACGGTCATATATTTTATTAAAGATAATATTGTTTTTGCGTCGGGTTCAATGCACCCGATAAAAAGGCTGATTATGCGGATGGAACAGGGGTTTAACTCCATTGATAAGAACGAGGCATTCGAGTATTTGGCGAAAAACATCAATCCGGCAAGCCGGGCGCTTATGTATATAGATGCCGCTCGTTTTTTTAGGCCGTATTATGACAGTATATTTTCGGTCGGCCAGAATTTTCAGGATATCTTTAAAAAACTGGCGAGGGGGAAATGGCCCGAATTTGTAGACTTCAATAAATTCCCTACCGGCGAGACAATCGCCCGTTACCTGGGGCAGGTAATATTGGCTTGCTCCAGCGATAACGATGGAATCAAAATCGAGGTCCGCTCCGGTATAGGAATTGAACCTGTCTCTGTTGCCGGAATGGCGATAATTGCCGCTATCGCTATTCCAAACCTGCTTTCTTCAAGGCAGGTAGCCAATGAAACAACGGCAATTGCGTCTCTTAAAACAATGATGGCGGCTGAGGTAACCTGGCGGATGATGGATGTTGACGGGAATGATATTCAGGATTATTGGACCAAGGACGTTTCCTGTTTATACCGTATGTGCCGGGAAGATGATGAATCCCCTTCCGCTTTTATCAGCATTGATTTGGCAAGAGCCGATGGGACGCCTTATATGAAAGGTAAAAGAGGCAAGGCTGGCAACAGGAAGATTGTGGAAATCCCCCAATTTGTGCCTAAAGCCGGGTACTTATTTGAAGCGATGAAATATGATACAGAAGGCAAATTGTACCAGCAAGACCCGGATGAGGATGGATATAAACACTCTAACCAGTATAAATTTGCCTTCGTGGCTTATCCGGCTGAATACGGAAAAACCGGAACGAGGGTGTTTATTATTAATGAACTTGGGATAGTTTACGCGATAGATCCGGGCAGTGATATTGATAAAATTATTCTGCGCTGGCCGGGAGACGACCCGACAACAATAACCGGGCCGGGCGGGAGATATTGGAGTGTGGCTGGAAATTAA
- the menC gene encoding o-succinylbenzoate synthase, which produces MQIDRIDMSHLKMPLASHFETSFGRVYHQETLIIKVTGGDLVGWGECPASAQPYYSSETVTTAKYIIKDFLAPIILGKVYSDIGNLTSVFSYIRGHNMAKAGVIMALYDLIARKRKMPLAKLYGESAIGSSNRTLEGGIRKYIPSGISLGIQDSANELIKRVENALTQGYKRIKVKIKPGWDVNIIPAIRKRFPKILLAVDANGAYKLSDRKLLKKLDKYNLLMIEQPLFYNDIVDHAELQRELQTPICLDESIKSYHDAEQAIKLKSCRIINIKQARVGGPIEAIKIHDFCRKNKIPVWCGGLLESGIGRLHNIALASLPGFTLPPDISASARFYEKDIISPPIALQSDGTIKIPTNAGLGAEVNIKQLRQYIVHHETIKPRG; this is translated from the coding sequence ATGCAAATAGACAGAATAGACATGTCTCACTTGAAAATGCCTTTGGCTTCCCATTTCGAAACAAGTTTTGGCAGGGTCTATCACCAGGAAACTTTGATTATTAAAGTTACCGGCGGTGATTTAGTCGGATGGGGAGAATGTCCAGCATCGGCTCAGCCGTATTATTCATCCGAAACCGTAACTACGGCTAAATATATTATCAAGGATTTTCTTGCCCCGATAATTTTAGGCAAAGTTTATTCTGACATCGGAAATCTGACATCTGTTTTCAGCTATATCCGCGGGCATAATATGGCAAAGGCGGGTGTGATTATGGCTTTGTACGACCTGATTGCCCGGAAACGGAAAATGCCGCTGGCTAAATTATATGGCGAATCGGCCATTGGCTCCTCTAACAGAACATTGGAGGGCGGGATTCGTAAATATATACCATCCGGAATTAGTTTAGGGATACAGGATAGCGCTAACGAATTAATTAAACGGGTTGAAAACGCCTTAACCCAAGGTTATAAGCGTATTAAAGTTAAAATAAAACCTGGTTGGGATGTGAATATCATTCCTGCCATCCGAAAACGATTTCCTAAGATACTACTGGCTGTTGACGCTAATGGAGCTTATAAATTATCTGACCGGAAATTATTGAAGAAACTGGATAAATATAATCTCTTGATGATAGAACAGCCTCTTTTTTATAACGATATAGTTGATCATGCAGAATTGCAGAGGGAACTTCAAACCCCGATATGCCTGGACGAAAGTATTAAATCGTATCACGATGCCGAGCAGGCGATTAAATTAAAAAGTTGTAGAATTATCAATATCAAGCAGGCGAGAGTCGGCGGTCCGATAGAAGCGATTAAAATCCATGATTTCTGTCGTAAAAATAAAATCCCGGTCTGGTGCGGCGGGCTTTTGGAGAGCGGTATCGGCAGATTGCATAATATTGCGTTAGCCAGCCTTCCCGGTTTTACATTACCGCCGGATATTTCGGCCAGCGCCAGGTTTTATGAAAAAGATATTATTAGCCCTCCAATTGCCCTTCAATCTGATGGGACCATTAAGATACCAACCAATGCCGGACTCGGCGCAGAGGTAAATATAAAACAATTACGGCAGTATATAGTTCATCATGAAACTATAAAACCACGCGGTTAA
- a CDS encoding YraN family protein gives MTKNNKQLLGATGEELALKHLKKNGYRIIERNFRTKLGEIDIIGYNEKTICFVEVKTRSSDEFGIPEESVIKHKQKQIINTARYYLMRKKISPETPCRFDVVAITLKEPVIGAIEIHLIKNAFSRG, from the coding sequence ATGACAAAAAACAATAAGCAATTACTCGGCGCCACAGGCGAAGAATTAGCGCTGAAACACCTGAAGAAAAACGGCTATAGGATTATCGAACGGAATTTCCGCACTAAATTGGGTGAAATTGATATTATTGGTTATAACGAGAAAACCATTTGTTTTGTGGAAGTAAAAACGAGAAGCAGTGATGAATTTGGCATTCCGGAAGAATCCGTTATCAAACACAAACAAAAGCAGATTATCAATACGGCTCGTTATTATCTTATGCGCAAGAAAATCTCACCGGAAACGCCTTGCCGTTTTGATGTCGTGGCGATTACTTTAAAAGAGCCGGTAATCGGTGCTATAGAAATACACCTGATTAAAAACGCTTTTAGCAGGGGATAA
- a CDS encoding DUF502 domain-containing protein, which produces MADIKEKKNMFITGLGALLPTMITIFVIVLAFRFMYYYIAQPLGRGVLLLVCFIFGIPMDNVMNNAVMIALVGFPLAIIVIFFVGYMMATFLGRTILRGVEKFILSRFPVINSIYPYAKQIADIFVSDDKKVKFQKVVAVEYPRQGIYQIGFITSDGLKDISDTVGKKTITVFLPTSPTPFTGWTAFIPSEQVIPLSISVDEAIRILISGGLLIPPNQLKPLQSPSEKSVTENKL; this is translated from the coding sequence ATGGCAGATATCAAGGAAAAGAAAAACATGTTTATAACCGGTCTTGGGGCGCTTTTGCCGACCATGATTACTATTTTTGTCATAGTATTGGCTTTTAGGTTTATGTATTATTATATCGCGCAACCTTTAGGCCGCGGCGTTTTGTTATTGGTTTGTTTTATTTTTGGGATTCCGATGGATAATGTGATGAATAATGCGGTAATGATTGCCTTGGTCGGTTTTCCTCTGGCAATAATAGTCATTTTTTTCGTTGGATATATGATGGCAACCTTTTTAGGGAGAACTATTTTGAGGGGTGTCGAGAAATTCATCCTGTCACGGTTTCCGGTAATAAATTCCATATATCCATATGCCAAACAGATAGCTGATATATTTGTTTCTGATGACAAGAAAGTAAAATTCCAAAAAGTAGTGGCGGTTGAATATCCCAGGCAGGGAATTTACCAAATAGGTTTTATTACTTCTGACGGCCTGAAAGACATCAGTGACACCGTGGGGAAAAAGACAATAACGGTGTTTTTGCCGACTTCGCCTACTCCATTTACCGGATGGACGGCTTTTATTCCGTCAGAACAGGTTATTCCTCTTTCTATCTCTGTAGATGAAGCGATACGGATACTTATTTCCGGCGGGTTGCTTATCCCGCCGAACCAGTTAAAGCCGTTGCAGTCTCCCTCGGAAAAATCGGTGACTGAGAATAAACTATGA
- a CDS encoding RtcB family protein, translated as MITVNRINDNLWEIPPEGRMNVPGRVYASAKLMEKIKEDKSLEQVVNVACLPGIIKYSLAMPDIHWGYGFPIGGVAAFDMEKGIISPGGVGYDINCGVRLMRTNLTVDDVQSKIKEIVRDLYNAIPSGVGSEGAIPKLSPQDEKQLLIKGSRWAVEKGYGEAEDLEHTEDEGRIEFAEPSIVSSDAIKRGLVQVGTLGSGNHFLEIARVEEVYRPDIAKILGLDLSQIVIAIHSGSRGFGYQICDDYVKKLLKAAQKYGISLPDRQLACAPLKSEEGREYLSAMACAANYAWVNRQVIMALAEEALLKSLSISPRELGMELIYDVAHNIAKIEKHEIDGKKQEVCVHRKGATRAFPPGHLSVPEVYRSVGQPVLVPGDMGRSSYLCVGTEEAMKQTFGSACHGAGRVASRSQMIKQMKNHDLFKELESLGVFVMSKSRGGLAEEMPQAYKNVTDVVRVMDETGISKKVAKFKPLGVIKG; from the coding sequence ATGATAACGGTAAATAGAATAAACGATAACCTTTGGGAAATTCCGCCTGAAGGCCGGATGAATGTCCCGGGCAGAGTTTACGCCAGCGCGAAATTGATGGAGAAAATCAAGGAGGATAAAAGCCTTGAACAGGTTGTTAATGTTGCCTGCCTGCCTGGTATTATTAAATATTCATTGGCTATGCCTGATATCCATTGGGGTTACGGGTTTCCCATTGGCGGCGTGGCGGCTTTTGATATGGAAAAAGGCATTATCTCTCCGGGCGGAGTGGGTTATGATATAAACTGCGGAGTTCGCTTAATGCGGACTAATCTTACCGTAGATGATGTGCAATCCAAAATCAAGGAGATAGTCAGAGATTTGTATAATGCCATTCCTTCCGGCGTTGGTTCAGAAGGTGCCATTCCTAAATTATCACCGCAGGATGAAAAACAGTTATTGATTAAGGGCTCTCGTTGGGCTGTGGAAAAAGGTTATGGTGAAGCTGAAGATTTGGAGCATACGGAAGACGAAGGCAGAATAGAATTTGCCGAACCTTCAATAGTCAGCAGTGATGCCATAAAGCGCGGCTTGGTTCAGGTGGGAACATTAGGTTCCGGTAACCATTTCCTTGAAATTGCAAGGGTGGAGGAGGTTTATCGCCCGGATATTGCAAAGATATTAGGTTTGGATTTAAGCCAGATAGTGATTGCAATTCACAGCGGTTCTCGCGGATTCGGCTACCAGATTTGTGATGATTATGTGAAGAAGCTTCTTAAAGCTGCCCAGAAATATGGAATAAGTTTGCCTGACCGCCAGTTGGCTTGCGCCCCGTTAAAATCCGAAGAGGGCAGGGAATATTTGTCTGCCATGGCTTGCGCGGCTAATTACGCCTGGGTAAACCGCCAGGTGATTATGGCGCTGGCTGAGGAGGCGTTGCTTAAATCGCTCAGTATTTCTCCGCGGGAATTGGGAATGGAATTAATATACGACGTGGCTCATAATATTGCCAAGATAGAAAAGCATGAAATAGATGGAAAGAAGCAGGAAGTATGTGTGCACCGTAAAGGAGCAACAAGGGCGTTTCCTCCGGGGCATCTTTCCGTACCTGAAGTTTATCGCTCTGTAGGCCAGCCGGTTTTAGTCCCCGGTGACATGGGGCGTAGTTCATATTTATGTGTCGGAACGGAAGAAGCTATGAAGCAGACTTTCGGCAGCGCCTGTCATGGGGCAGGCAGGGTCGCCAGCCGTTCCCAGATGATTAAGCAGATGAAAAACCATGATCTTTTTAAGGAGTTGGAATCTTTGGGTGTGTTTGTGATGAGTAAAAGCCGCGGAGGGCTGGCAGAAGAAATGCCCCAGGCGTATAAAAATGTGACTGATGTGGTTCGCGTGATGGATGAAACCGGAATAAGCAAAAAAGTAGCAAAGTTTAAACCATTAGGAGTAATAAAAGGATAG
- a CDS encoding archease, whose amino-acid sequence MKSFYEFIPHTADIGIRVRGKTLAELFDNAGFALFDVMTSIKQIKPLIQEEITITADNIEELMNYWLSRLLKEYTVNKRLLSAFAIESIDNRQLKAIIKGEDFNPGKHVIQKEIKAVTFHNLSVKETNGGWQAEIIFDV is encoded by the coding sequence ATGAAGTCTTTCTATGAATTTATTCCTCACACTGCGGATATAGGCATTCGGGTTAGAGGGAAAACTCTTGCCGAACTTTTTGATAATGCCGGTTTTGCATTGTTTGATGTCATGACGTCTATTAAGCAAATAAAACCGTTAATCCAGGAAGAAATAACAATAACTGCGGATAATATAGAGGAGTTAATGAATTATTGGTTAAGCCGCTTATTAAAAGAGTATACCGTTAATAAACGATTATTAAGTGCTTTTGCGATAGAATCCATAGATAACCGGCAGCTTAAGGCTATAATAAAAGGTGAGGATTTTAATCCTGGTAAGCATGTTATCCAAAAGGAAATTAAGGCGGTAACTTTTCATAATCTTTCTGTAAAAGAAACAAATGGCGGATGGCAGGCCGAAATAATATTTGATGTTTAG
- the amrB gene encoding AmmeMemoRadiSam system protein B yields MRVLKPGFMVLASFLALIGLACPKNEQILTEQPELTPDSFTKNKEVTGNMIHHFTLSEGWVPSNKTTLQKTIKELLEKTEIKNEDIFKQEKTRGLIAPHAGYRFSAQCAAYAYKTLEGKSYKRVFVLGPNHHVRGLKGVSVSKSTHYETPLGEVPVDTQACKELLQNKHFSHVAETEEGEHSVEIQIPFLQTLLNEFKLIPIVVGELSLKEMQQVAETIQAYVDDETLVVASSDFMHYGEGFGYSPFTDNLRENIYKTDLEAIQHITTLDISSFQQYLNKTENTICGRNPITLLMAILPDTTGMLLHYYTSGDLTNDFETSVSYAAITFTDYKLTDDEQETLLRLARKTIQTYLKNGEKPAIAPEKLTPALSRPKGVFVTLKKKDQLRGCIGCIPPTNQLYQAVIDYAINSAINDPRFRPLDLSEEPVVDIEISVLSSLKRIKGPDDIVIGKHGVYLIKGRNAAIFLPQVAPEQGWNRDTMLSELSLKAGLDENAWREKDTLFYVFTAQVFGEKE; encoded by the coding sequence ATGAGAGTTTTAAAACCAGGATTTATGGTTTTGGCATCCTTTTTGGCGTTAATCGGCTTAGCTTGCCCCAAGAATGAACAAATACTTACCGAACAACCAGAATTAACACCTGACAGTTTTACAAAAAATAAGGAGGTAACAGGAAACATGATACATCATTTTACTTTAAGCGAAGGATGGGTACCGTCAAATAAAACAACTCTGCAAAAAACCATCAAGGAGCTCTTGGAAAAGACTGAAATTAAAAACGAGGATATCTTCAAACAAGAAAAAACACGCGGATTGATAGCTCCCCACGCCGGCTATCGCTTTTCCGCCCAGTGCGCGGCATACGCTTATAAAACACTGGAAGGAAAATCCTACAAAAGAGTATTCGTGCTTGGACCTAATCACCATGTCCGCGGATTAAAAGGAGTTTCAGTATCCAAATCAACTCATTACGAAACACCTCTCGGAGAAGTTCCTGTTGACACACAAGCTTGCAAAGAGCTGTTGCAAAACAAGCATTTTAGCCACGTGGCGGAAACAGAAGAAGGCGAGCATTCAGTGGAAATCCAAATACCGTTTTTGCAGACACTTCTTAATGAATTTAAACTTATACCGATTGTGGTAGGCGAGCTAAGTTTAAAAGAAATGCAGCAAGTAGCGGAAACCATCCAAGCTTATGTTGATGATGAAACACTGGTCGTTGCCAGTTCTGATTTCATGCATTACGGCGAAGGTTTTGGTTACAGCCCTTTTACCGATAACCTCCGGGAAAATATCTACAAAACGGACCTTGAAGCAATCCAGCACATTACCACATTAGATATATCATCCTTCCAACAATACCTGAATAAAACGGAAAATACTATTTGCGGAAGAAACCCCATCACTTTATTAATGGCTATATTACCGGATACAACCGGAATGTTGCTCCATTATTATACGTCAGGAGATCTCACGAATGATTTCGAAACATCTGTCAGTTATGCCGCAATAACCTTTACCGATTATAAATTGACGGATGACGAACAGGAAACTCTTTTGCGATTAGCGCGTAAAACGATCCAAACATACCTAAAAAATGGAGAGAAACCGGCGATAGCCCCGGAAAAACTTACTCCTGCATTAAGCAGGCCAAAAGGGGTTTTTGTCACATTAAAGAAAAAAGATCAGCTGCGGGGCTGCATCGGATGCATCCCGCCAACTAACCAGCTCTACCAAGCGGTCATTGATTATGCCATAAATTCAGCTATTAATGATCCCAGGTTCAGGCCGCTGGATTTATCAGAAGAACCGGTGGTTGATATTGAAATCTCCGTATTGAGCTCGCTCAAAAGAATAAAAGGACCTGATGATATTGTGATTGGAAAACATGGGGTATATTTAATAAAAGGACGAAACGCCGCTATATTTCTCCCTCAAGTCGCTCCGGAGCAAGGCTGGAACAGGGATACTATGCTGTCAGAATTATCCTTGAAAGCCGGTTTAGATGAAAACGCCTGGCGTGAAAAAGACACTCTTTTTTATGTGTTTACCGCACAGGTTTTCGGGGAAAAAGAATAA
- the amrS gene encoding AmmeMemoRadiSam system radical SAM enzyme, whose amino-acid sequence MINAESSDDKPGLHEAMFYEKLPDKKIKCTICPRYCVVSPGNRGYCRNKENREGIYYTLAHSKACSTAIDPVEKKPLFHFLPGRRAFSLATAGCNFQCQNCQNWQISQSDPDKLKSQDLFPQTIVTICREKEIPVIAFTYSEPTVFYEYMHDTAKIARGNGIASVMISNGYINEKPLKRLCQELSAVKIDLKSFSDEFYRKICGGQLQPVLDTLLTLKKIGIWFEIVTLIIPSLNDSEGEIEKMCLWIKENLGTNIPLHFSRFTPTYKLTNLPQTPVSTLVKAYNIARTTGLNFVYLGNVSPHDYESTYCPNCKTTLIKRTAFDVKTISLKNGKCSSCQTSIPGVWQVK is encoded by the coding sequence ATGATAAATGCCGAATCATCTGATGACAAACCCGGCCTCCATGAAGCCATGTTTTACGAAAAACTCCCTGATAAAAAGATCAAATGCACTATCTGCCCAAGGTATTGTGTGGTATCGCCCGGCAATCGCGGCTATTGCAGAAATAAAGAAAACCGTGAGGGGATTTATTACACGCTGGCGCACTCAAAAGCATGTTCAACTGCAATCGACCCTGTTGAAAAAAAACCGCTTTTCCATTTTTTGCCGGGAAGGAGGGCTTTTTCCCTGGCAACCGCTGGATGTAATTTCCAATGCCAAAACTGCCAGAACTGGCAGATTTCCCAATCAGACCCCGATAAATTAAAAAGCCAGGATTTATTTCCCCAAACAATAGTTACTATATGCCGGGAAAAAGAAATTCCGGTTATCGCCTTTACCTATTCCGAACCGACGGTTTTTTATGAATACATGCACGATACGGCAAAAATCGCCCGGGGAAACGGAATCGCCAGCGTAATGATTTCCAACGGCTATATAAACGAAAAACCGCTCAAGCGATTATGCCAAGAACTTAGTGCGGTAAAAATAGACCTGAAATCTTTCAGCGACGAGTTTTATCGGAAAATCTGCGGCGGCCAGCTACAACCGGTTTTAGATACTCTTTTAACACTGAAGAAAATCGGCATCTGGTTTGAAATCGTAACCCTGATTATCCCCTCATTAAACGACAGCGAAGGGGAAATAGAAAAAATGTGCCTCTGGATCAAAGAAAACCTTGGGACAAATATTCCTTTGCATTTTTCCCGATTTACCCCAACTTATAAACTTACGAATTTACCGCAGACACCGGTGAGCACTTTGGTAAAAGCATATAATATCGCACGCACAACGGGCTTGAACTTTGTCTATTTAGGCAATGTTTCTCCTCACGATTATGAATCCACTTACTGCCCGAATTGCAAAACCACTTTAATAAAAAGAACCGCATTTGATGTAAAAACAATTAGCCTGAAAAATGGAAAGTGTTCATCCTGCCAGACATCTATTCCTGGCGTTTGGCAAGTGAAATAA